A single genomic interval of Spirosoma linguale DSM 74 harbors:
- a CDS encoding globin (PFAM: globin~KEGG: mlo:mlr0267 hypothetical protein), with protein MNPQATTPVTPTLYEWAGGMENFEAWTDLFYQRVHEDTVLEPVFHGMSADHARHVAHFIAEVFRGPATYSQEGGSHYDMIHHHLGKHLTEAQRRRWIELILDTADAVGLPDDPEFRSAVVGYLEWGSRLAVINSKVDVVTQPQDAPMPTWGWGETGGPYVP; from the coding sequence ATGAATCCGCAAGCAACAACACCGGTTACTCCCACCTTATACGAATGGGCGGGTGGAATGGAAAATTTTGAGGCCTGGACGGACTTGTTTTATCAGCGGGTTCATGAAGACACGGTGCTGGAGCCTGTTTTTCATGGTATGTCGGCCGATCATGCCCGGCACGTGGCTCATTTTATTGCCGAAGTGTTTCGGGGGCCGGCTACCTACAGTCAGGAAGGGGGGAGCCACTATGACATGATTCACCACCATTTGGGTAAACATCTGACCGAAGCCCAGCGTCGGCGCTGGATTGAGCTGATTCTGGATACCGCCGATGCAGTCGGCTTACCCGATGATCCTGAGTTTCGCTCAGCCGTGGTGGGTTATCTGGAGTGGGGTTCCCGTTTGGCAGTCATTAATTCAAAAGTAGATGTTGTGACTCAGCCACAGGATGCACCCATGCCAACCTGGGGATGGGGTGAAACAGGCGGGCCTTACGTTCCTTAA
- a CDS encoding conserved hypothetical protein (KEGG: sme:SMa1585 hypothetical protein) translates to MTLDQFTATLTQTDPPSGLNPVLKGLWFDAKDQWEEAHNIAQSREGELPYDRLHAYLHRKEGDRFNANYWYRRAKTSFFDGSLEDEWRVLIRQFLNER, encoded by the coding sequence ATGACACTGGATCAATTTACCGCTACCCTTACGCAAACAGACCCGCCAAGTGGTCTTAATCCCGTTTTGAAAGGTCTTTGGTTCGATGCTAAAGACCAGTGGGAGGAGGCTCATAACATTGCACAAAGTCGCGAAGGGGAGCTTCCGTACGACCGGTTACACGCCTATTTACACCGCAAAGAAGGAGATCGCTTCAACGCCAACTATTGGTATCGACGGGCAAAAACGTCGTTCTTCGACGGGTCGCTGGAGGACGAATGGCGTGTTTTAATACGGCAATTTCTGAACGAACGTTAA
- a CDS encoding hypothetical protein (KEGG: sun:SUN_0654 hypothetical protein), with translation MKYFLALFLGGSITLLSACHSRTSELPLLGKQHFTYAGANRCDTTKNSGVDVAVSYILLKDESDGARKINDSLRQLAVSSITGWLDSTTIASNPQAQTDLAKAAALFAADYETVRKDMGSLGGCWEVKTAADTLHVGEKALTVKFETFAYTGGAHPNTNMSLYNFDRERGRLLTLSDMVSDTTALLALVEKAFRKQQALSPQNNLEEQGYFLRDGHFFLPANVGMSSTGMLFYYNPYEIAAYAVGPIQVTIPYEQLNGILREDWL, from the coding sequence ATGAAGTACTTTCTGGCCCTGTTTCTCGGCGGCTCAATTACATTACTCTCCGCTTGCCATTCCCGGACTTCGGAGCTGCCTTTACTAGGAAAACAGCACTTTACTTATGCCGGAGCAAACCGATGCGATACGACCAAGAATAGTGGCGTCGATGTAGCCGTTTCGTATATTCTCCTGAAAGATGAGTCGGATGGCGCCCGAAAAATCAATGATAGTCTGCGTCAACTGGCCGTAAGCAGCATAACGGGCTGGCTCGATAGTACAACGATTGCCAGTAACCCGCAGGCCCAAACAGACCTGGCTAAAGCAGCCGCTCTCTTTGCCGCTGACTATGAAACCGTTCGAAAAGATATGGGCAGCCTGGGCGGGTGCTGGGAGGTGAAAACCGCTGCTGATACGCTTCATGTTGGTGAAAAAGCATTGACGGTCAAGTTCGAAACGTTTGCGTATACGGGTGGTGCTCACCCAAATACAAACATGTCTTTGTATAATTTCGACCGCGAAAGGGGCCGACTGCTTACGCTATCCGACATGGTATCCGACACAACGGCTTTGTTAGCATTAGTTGAAAAAGCTTTTCGAAAGCAACAGGCGTTATCACCTCAAAATAACCTCGAAGAGCAGGGCTACTTTTTACGCGATGGCCATTTTTTTCTCCCCGCTAATGTTGGTATGAGCAGCACGGGTATGCTCTTCTATTACAATCCGTATGAAATTGCTGCCTACGCCGTTGGCCCCATTCAGGTGACCATTCCCTACGAGCAGCTCAATGGAATACTACGTGAAGACTGGCTTTAA
- a CDS encoding two component transcriptional regulator, LytTR family (PFAM: response regulator receiver; LytTr DNA- binding region~SMART: response regulator receiver~KEGG: sde:Sde_3733 response regulator receiver domain-containing protein): protein MKTLIIDDERLARNELRRLLENFPKVQIIGEAANADEALPMIEELEPELLFLDIQMPGKNGFELLQSIEGKTPEVIFTTAFDEYAIKAFEYNALDYLLKPVELARLSEAIHRVEEEQHIPEASGAGPIGISTKILGENDQVFVKDGEKCWFVKLGKVRLFESMGNYVRLYFDDQKPLVLKSLNALEDRLNPATFFRANRKHIINLQWIEKIEPWFSGGLLVTLRGGDKIEISRRQAIRFKDLLSL, encoded by the coding sequence ATGAAGACGCTTATAATTGACGACGAACGCCTGGCCCGTAACGAACTACGTCGGCTGCTTGAAAATTTTCCTAAGGTCCAGATTATTGGTGAAGCTGCCAACGCGGATGAAGCACTGCCCATGATCGAGGAGCTGGAACCTGAATTGTTGTTTCTGGATATTCAGATGCCCGGTAAGAATGGGTTCGAATTATTGCAGTCTATTGAGGGCAAAACCCCCGAGGTTATTTTCACCACGGCCTTCGATGAATACGCCATTAAAGCGTTCGAGTATAATGCGCTCGACTACCTGCTGAAGCCCGTTGAACTGGCCCGGCTGTCAGAAGCTATCCATCGGGTAGAAGAGGAACAGCACATTCCAGAAGCTTCCGGCGCTGGTCCAATCGGCATTTCGACAAAAATATTGGGCGAAAACGACCAGGTTTTTGTGAAGGATGGCGAAAAATGCTGGTTCGTTAAACTGGGTAAAGTTCGTCTGTTTGAGTCGATGGGTAATTATGTTCGTCTGTATTTCGACGACCAAAAACCACTCGTTCTCAAGTCGTTGAATGCGCTCGAAGATCGGCTGAACCCGGCTACGTTTTTCCGGGCCAATCGTAAACACATTATCAATCTTCAATGGATTGAAAAAATTGAACCCTGGTTTAGTGGCGGCTTGCTGGTAACCCTGAGAGGTGGGGATAAAATTGAAATTAGCCGTCGTCAGGCTATTCGATTTAAAGATTTGCTAAGTTTGTAG
- a CDS encoding signal transduction histidine kinase, LytS (PFAM: histidine kinase internal region~KEGG: sde:Sde_3001 DEAD/DEAH box helicase-like) yields the protein MSKQKIYWFCQLFGWSLLILVEYIAYLLEDGFDPDTLYLAVANIFLGITLTHLYRLMIQRWNWVRLPFFRLAPRVLLSVFVLALIMTMVNLPMDRLIVPQHLMDEPWPLFGYIMTWGKTMLAWVLSYTAYHYVEENRNAEIEKILLKTSIRETEAKVLRSQLNPHFVFNALNSIRALVFENPAKAQQSITQLSNLLRNSLLADRRKTVELREEIKTVEDYLALEKVRYEDRLTSHIELDGRTLFWQVPPMMLQTLVENAIKHGVSTAIRGGFIEVRSNLVADKLHIIIRNTGVLGDKSASGGFGLANTAQRLELLYGPDARFQIFQEEESAENGPIVCAEITIPAQSESIFRRKEVAVRTSE from the coding sequence ATGTCTAAACAGAAAATATATTGGTTTTGTCAGTTATTTGGGTGGTCGCTCCTCATCCTGGTGGAGTACATTGCCTACTTGCTGGAAGATGGCTTCGATCCGGATACGCTGTACTTAGCCGTTGCCAATATATTTCTTGGCATTACCCTGACGCACCTTTACCGGCTGATGATTCAGCGGTGGAATTGGGTACGGTTGCCCTTCTTTCGCCTGGCACCACGCGTACTCTTGTCCGTTTTTGTACTGGCCCTGATCATGACCATGGTGAATCTGCCCATGGACCGATTGATTGTGCCGCAGCATCTGATGGATGAGCCCTGGCCGCTTTTCGGATACATCATGACCTGGGGGAAAACAATGCTGGCCTGGGTATTGAGCTACACCGCCTATCATTACGTAGAAGAAAACCGCAATGCCGAAATCGAAAAGATTTTGTTGAAAACCAGTATCCGCGAAACTGAAGCCAAGGTATTACGGTCGCAACTGAACCCGCATTTTGTCTTCAACGCCTTGAATAGCATCCGCGCACTGGTGTTCGAAAATCCGGCCAAAGCGCAGCAGAGCATTACCCAGCTTTCGAACCTGCTTCGCAACTCGCTCCTGGCCGACCGCCGGAAAACCGTTGAACTGCGCGAAGAAATCAAAACCGTTGAGGATTACCTGGCCCTTGAAAAGGTACGTTACGAGGACCGGCTGACGTCGCATATTGAACTCGATGGTCGGACGCTGTTCTGGCAGGTGCCGCCTATGATGCTGCAAACGCTGGTCGAAAATGCCATCAAACACGGTGTATCAACGGCTATTCGGGGTGGATTTATTGAGGTACGCTCAAATCTGGTTGCCGATAAACTTCACATCATCATTCGCAATACAGGTGTGCTGGGCGATAAGAGTGCTTCGGGCGGATTCGGGCTGGCCAATACAGCCCAGCGTTTAGAGCTTCTCTATGGCCCCGATGCCCGGTTTCAGATTTTCCAGGAAGAAGAATCTGCCGAAAATGGACCTATTGTGTGTGCCGAAATAACCATTCCGGCCCAGTCTGAAAGTATATTCCGCAGGAAAGAGGTTGCTGTCAGAACGTCGGAGTGA
- a CDS encoding Phosphoglycerate mutase (PFAM: Phosphoglycerate mutase~KEGG: phosphoglycerate mutase family protein) — protein sequence MPIGKETGLIQKTIYLIRHGETDYNRRGVVQGSGVDSDLNEMGRAQAQVFFQAYQHVPFSKIYISGLKRTFQTAEPFIELGLPYEKLTGLNEISWGVMEGKAPGNLDNEYYRNLIEAWESGKTNQTTEGGESPEQVAARQKVAIDTILSHPDESTVLVAMHGRAMRILLCWLTNQPLSTMDQFEHSNLCLYKIQYDYENATFTIELANDTAHLLSLALA from the coding sequence TTGCCAATAGGCAAGGAAACGGGCTTGATACAAAAAACAATTTATCTGATTCGCCACGGCGAAACCGACTACAACCGGCGGGGGGTCGTACAGGGAAGTGGTGTAGATTCAGATCTCAATGAGATGGGACGGGCGCAGGCGCAGGTTTTTTTTCAGGCCTATCAGCATGTACCCTTCAGCAAGATTTACATCTCTGGCTTAAAGCGGACCTTTCAAACCGCCGAACCGTTCATTGAACTGGGATTACCGTACGAGAAACTGACCGGCCTCAACGAGATTAGCTGGGGTGTTATGGAAGGGAAAGCCCCCGGAAATCTGGATAACGAATATTACCGGAATTTGATCGAAGCCTGGGAGTCGGGCAAAACCAACCAGACCACCGAAGGTGGAGAAAGTCCGGAACAGGTGGCGGCCCGGCAGAAAGTGGCCATTGACACGATTCTTTCTCATCCCGACGAGTCGACGGTTCTGGTGGCCATGCACGGTCGGGCCATGCGTATTCTGCTATGCTGGCTAACTAACCAGCCGCTGTCGACGATGGACCAGTTTGAGCACAGCAACCTGTGTCTGTATAAAATACAGTACGACTACGAAAACGCCACGTTTACAATCGAACTGGCAAACGACACGGCCCATTTGCTGTCCCTGGCGCTGGCATGA
- a CDS encoding thioesterase superfamily protein (PFAM: thioesterase superfamily protein~KEGG: ppd:Ppro_2603 hypothetical protein), which translates to MKAGFDLSTLDFIHSDSIGTHLGIEFTEAGEGYLIARMPVDKRTHQPFGILHGGASVVLAETLGSVASYLMLDDPTKQRAVGLEINANHIRSVRDGWVYGRCTPIHVGRTTHVWDIRITDEQNKLVCVSRLTIAVIGS; encoded by the coding sequence ATGAAAGCTGGCTTCGATCTTAGTACACTTGATTTTATTCATTCCGATTCTATTGGCACGCACTTGGGTATTGAGTTTACCGAAGCAGGCGAAGGCTATCTAATAGCCCGTATGCCCGTCGATAAGCGCACCCATCAGCCATTTGGTATTCTACACGGTGGAGCCTCCGTCGTGCTGGCCGAAACGCTGGGCAGTGTGGCCTCTTATCTGATGCTGGACGACCCTACCAAACAACGGGCGGTAGGCCTGGAAATCAATGCCAACCATATTCGTTCGGTGCGCGATGGTTGGGTTTATGGACGCTGTACCCCTATTCACGTAGGCCGTACGACCCACGTTTGGGACATCCGCATTACGGACGAACAAAACAAGCTTGTCTGCGTAAGCCGGTTAACTATTGCCGTCATTGGGAGTTAA
- a CDS encoding Malate dehydrogenase (oxaloacetate- decarboxylating) (NADP(+))., Phosphate acetyltransferase (PFAM: malic protein NAD-binding; malic protein domain protein; phosphate acetyl/butaryl transferase~KEGG: gsu:GSU1700 malic enzyme), with amino-acid sequence MNQKIRREDALDYHAKGRPGKLEVVPTKEYNTQRDLSLAYSPGVAEPCLAIEANPDDAFKYTAKGNLVAVISNGTAVLGLGNIGPDASKPVMEGKGLLFKIYSDIDVFDLELNTTNIDEFVRTVKILEPTFGGVNLEDIKAPECFEIEERLKREMNIPVMHDDQHGTAIVSGAALLNALELVNKPIETAKFVILGAGAAAISCARQYIALGAKHENMVMFDVNGPLRTDRTDLSELMQPFATSRDIKTLEDAFAGADVFVGLSKGNIVSQDMIRLMAKDAVVFAMANPNPEISYDDAMAARPDIIMATGRSDYPNQVNNVLGFPYIFRGALDVRATEINEAMKLAATYALADLAKKPVPDLVNLAYGESNMIFGRTYILPKPVDPRLLSTVAPAVAKAAIESGVARSPITDWEAYEHQLARRLGQDNQISRVILTKAKANPKRVVFADAENLKVLKAAQQVRDEGIAHPILLGERAKIEHLIQENSLDLGHIPILDPRAPEQAGLIEKFASVYFDKRKRKGVNPTESRKMMYYRNYFGAMMVETGEADALISGLTGSYPETIRPALQIIGIEPGVKRVAGMYILLTKRGPLFFSDTTVNFNPTAEEIVEITELTAQTVERFNIKPRIALVTYSNFGSAKGEDAEKMNRAVEILQRKHPDLVVDGEIQAHLAFNTELLQQNHPFSKLVGEGANTLIFPNLSAANIAYNLMSEAAGFDTIGPILLGIRKPVYVLQLGSSEREIVNMVAIAVVEAQGK; translated from the coding sequence ATGAATCAGAAAATCCGGCGCGAAGATGCCCTTGACTACCACGCCAAAGGGCGTCCGGGAAAACTTGAAGTCGTACCAACTAAGGAATATAATACGCAGCGCGACCTTTCTCTTGCTTACTCTCCCGGCGTTGCCGAACCGTGTCTGGCCATTGAAGCAAACCCGGACGATGCCTTCAAGTACACCGCCAAAGGAAATCTGGTGGCCGTTATCAGCAACGGAACGGCCGTTTTAGGACTGGGCAATATCGGTCCGGACGCCAGCAAACCCGTTATGGAGGGAAAAGGGTTGCTGTTTAAAATCTATTCCGACATCGACGTTTTTGACCTTGAACTGAACACGACCAACATCGACGAGTTTGTCCGAACGGTCAAGATTCTGGAACCCACCTTTGGCGGAGTCAATCTGGAAGACATCAAAGCACCGGAATGTTTCGAAATTGAAGAACGGCTCAAACGGGAGATGAACATCCCCGTTATGCACGACGACCAGCACGGAACGGCCATTGTGAGCGGGGCGGCTTTGCTCAACGCACTCGAACTGGTAAACAAGCCCATCGAAACCGCCAAATTCGTCATTCTGGGCGCTGGAGCAGCCGCTATCTCGTGCGCGCGCCAGTACATTGCCCTCGGAGCCAAACACGAAAACATGGTGATGTTCGATGTGAACGGCCCCCTGCGCACCGACCGCACCGACCTGAGCGAACTCATGCAACCGTTTGCCACCAGCCGCGACATCAAAACGCTGGAGGATGCTTTTGCCGGAGCCGATGTGTTTGTAGGTTTGTCGAAGGGAAATATCGTCAGTCAGGATATGATTCGCCTGATGGCCAAAGATGCCGTTGTGTTTGCTATGGCCAATCCGAATCCGGAAATCAGTTACGACGACGCTATGGCCGCCCGGCCCGATATTATCATGGCTACGGGTCGCTCCGATTACCCGAATCAGGTTAACAACGTTCTCGGTTTCCCGTACATTTTTCGGGGAGCGCTCGACGTTCGGGCTACGGAAATTAACGAAGCCATGAAGCTGGCCGCTACCTACGCGCTGGCCGACTTAGCCAAAAAACCCGTACCGGACCTGGTCAATCTGGCCTATGGGGAATCGAACATGATCTTTGGCCGGACGTATATTCTGCCCAAACCCGTTGACCCGCGGCTGCTGTCTACTGTGGCTCCGGCGGTGGCGAAAGCCGCCATCGAGTCAGGAGTGGCGCGGTCGCCCATTACGGACTGGGAAGCTTACGAACACCAACTCGCCCGCCGATTGGGACAGGATAACCAGATTTCGCGGGTTATTCTGACGAAAGCCAAAGCGAACCCCAAACGGGTTGTTTTTGCCGATGCCGAGAATCTGAAAGTATTGAAAGCGGCTCAACAGGTGCGGGACGAAGGCATTGCGCACCCGATTCTATTAGGCGAACGGGCCAAAATCGAACATCTTATCCAGGAAAACAGCCTTGATTTAGGGCACATTCCGATTCTCGATCCCCGCGCACCTGAGCAGGCTGGGCTGATCGAGAAGTTTGCGAGCGTGTATTTTGATAAGCGCAAACGCAAGGGCGTTAACCCGACCGAATCGCGGAAGATGATGTACTACCGCAATTATTTCGGGGCCATGATGGTCGAAACCGGTGAGGCCGACGCCCTGATTTCGGGGTTGACGGGTTCGTATCCCGAAACCATCCGGCCAGCGCTCCAGATCATTGGTATCGAGCCGGGCGTTAAACGCGTAGCGGGGATGTATATTCTGCTCACTAAGCGCGGGCCACTGTTCTTCTCCGATACCACGGTAAACTTTAACCCCACAGCGGAGGAAATCGTTGAAATTACCGAGCTGACCGCCCAAACCGTTGAGCGGTTCAACATAAAACCGCGTATTGCGCTGGTCACGTATTCGAACTTTGGCAGCGCCAAGGGGGAAGATGCCGAGAAAATGAATCGGGCCGTCGAAATTCTACAGCGCAAACACCCCGACCTGGTGGTGGATGGAGAAATTCAGGCCCACTTAGCGTTCAATACCGAGCTGCTTCAGCAAAACCACCCATTCAGCAAGCTTGTCGGCGAAGGGGCGAATACGCTCATCTTCCCGAACCTGTCGGCGGCAAACATCGCCTACAACTTAATGAGTGAAGCGGCAGGTTTCGACACTATTGGACCAATTCTGCTTGGTATCCGCAAGCCGGTCTATGTGCTGCAGTTGGGTTCGTCAGAGCGCGAAATTGTCAATATGGTCGCCATTGCGGTCGTGGAAGCACAAGGGAAGTAA
- a CDS encoding tryptophanyl-tRNA synthetase (KEGG: sun:SUN_1925 tryptophanyl-tRNA synthetase~TIGRFAM: tryptophanyl-tRNA synthetase~PFAM: aminoacyl-tRNA synthetase class Ib) — translation MSRILTGIQSSGRPHLGNILGAIKPAIDLSKQPDNESFLFIADLHSLTTIKDGPTRREYTRAVAATWLAFGLDTAKNTFWRQSRVAEHTELAWHLSCFTPVPMLNNATSFKEKSDRSSGPANTGLFVYPVLQAADILLYDAEIIPVGKDQRQHIEMTRDIASAFNRQYDEDVFVLPEARIDDRLMTIPGIDGAKMSKSYNNYIDIFLPENELWKVIKKIKSDSTPLEDPKDPTTDITFQLYSLLASDEKVAEMRSLYEGGNYGYGMAKKAFYELILKQFAEERERFTYYMTNNDALEAELQAGEAKARLVAGQTIARVREKLGFN, via the coding sequence ATGTCACGAATTTTAACGGGTATTCAAAGTAGCGGTCGACCGCATTTAGGCAACATTCTGGGGGCCATTAAGCCCGCCATTGACTTATCGAAACAGCCCGACAATGAGTCGTTTTTATTCATTGCGGATCTTCATTCCTTAACGACCATCAAAGATGGCCCAACCCGTCGGGAGTATACGCGGGCTGTGGCCGCTACCTGGCTGGCTTTTGGGCTGGATACCGCCAAGAACACCTTCTGGCGGCAGTCGCGGGTGGCCGAGCACACGGAACTGGCGTGGCACCTGAGCTGCTTCACCCCCGTTCCGATGCTGAATAACGCTACCTCGTTTAAGGAAAAATCGGACCGCTCCAGTGGTCCGGCCAATACGGGGCTGTTCGTTTATCCGGTATTGCAGGCCGCCGATATTCTGCTCTACGATGCCGAGATCATACCCGTTGGGAAAGACCAGCGACAACACATTGAAATGACCCGCGACATTGCCAGTGCCTTTAACAGACAGTACGACGAAGACGTGTTCGTACTGCCCGAAGCCCGGATTGACGACCGGCTCATGACAATTCCAGGTATCGACGGGGCTAAGATGAGCAAGTCATATAACAACTACATCGACATTTTTCTGCCGGAAAACGAGCTATGGAAAGTGATCAAGAAAATAAAGTCGGACTCAACACCACTCGAAGACCCCAAAGACCCTACTACCGATATTACTTTTCAGTTGTATTCGTTGCTGGCGTCGGACGAAAAGGTTGCTGAAATGCGAAGCCTTTACGAAGGAGGAAATTACGGGTATGGGATGGCGAAAAAAGCATTTTACGAACTCATTCTGAAGCAGTTTGCCGAAGAGCGTGAGCGGTTCACCTACTACATGACCAACAACGATGCGCTGGAAGCCGAGCTTCAGGCGGGTGAGGCCAAAGCCCGGCTTGTGGCTGGTCAGACGATTGCCAGGGTGCGTGAAAAACTAGGTTTTAACTAA
- a CDS encoding transcriptional regulator, LuxR family (PFAM: regulatory protein LuxR~SMART: regulatory protein LuxR~KEGG: avn:Avin_25030 response regulator GacA), translating into MIWEKGAALFIFTSVYRREFHNFPHPTIMNNQTSAYKLNSVQLNPRERHFLQLACSELTYVQIADQMCVSPRTVDGYRETLFERFSVKSRVGLALWAVRTGLVTP; encoded by the coding sequence ATGATTTGGGAAAAAGGGGCAGCTCTGTTTATTTTCACCTCTGTCTACAGACGTGAATTCCACAACTTCCCTCACCCTACAATCATGAATAATCAAACCTCTGCCTACAAGCTGAACTCGGTTCAACTGAACCCGCGCGAACGTCATTTTTTACAACTGGCCTGCTCTGAGTTAACGTACGTTCAAATCGCCGACCAAATGTGCGTTAGTCCCCGTACGGTGGATGGGTATCGTGAAACGCTTTTCGAACGATTCAGTGTAAAAAGCAGGGTTGGTCTGGCGCTTTGGGCCGTACGAACCGGTCTGGTAACACCCTGA